The following are encoded in a window of Bradyrhizobium guangdongense genomic DNA:
- the mdlC gene encoding benzoylformate decarboxylase, whose translation MTKNGKTGSKSVTVKQATLDLLRAFGIDRVFGNPGSTELPFLSDWPDDIDYVLALQEASAVGMADGYAQATRNAGFVNLHSAAGVGNALGNIYTAHRNQTPLVITAGQQARSILPLQAFLYAERPSEFPRPYVKYSVEPARPEDVPAAIARAYYTAMQPPCGPTFVSIPVDDWTHACAPVEARKVSREIGPEPEAMKGLAAALGSAKHPALVVGPGVDRAGAVDLMVRVAEKAKASVWVSPFSARCSFPERHPQFAGFLHASPAQLSDALREHDLVVVIGAPVFTFHVEGHAAIFDGGATIFQITDDADAAAVTPVGTSIIATMKPALSLLLELLPESKRAAPKGRTLPPAPQPADPLPVEFLLHSLSQAMPEGASLVEEVPSHRPAMQKFLPMRGQDSFYTMASGGLGYSLPAAVGMALGKPKQRTVCLIGDGSAMYSIQALWTAAQRKLPLTVVVINNSGYGAMRSFSQVMQVRNVPGLELPGIDFIRLAEGMGCHAVRVSKAAELGEALKRGMAFEGTSLIEVMVDSAVPVLYGQKH comes from the coding sequence ATGACAAAGAACGGCAAGACCGGCAGCAAGTCCGTCACCGTCAAGCAGGCGACGCTCGACCTGCTGCGTGCCTTCGGCATCGACAGGGTGTTCGGCAATCCTGGTTCGACCGAGCTGCCGTTCCTGAGCGACTGGCCCGACGACATTGACTACGTACTGGCGCTGCAGGAGGCCTCCGCCGTCGGCATGGCCGACGGCTACGCGCAGGCGACGCGCAACGCCGGCTTCGTCAATCTGCATTCGGCGGCCGGTGTCGGCAACGCGCTCGGCAATATCTACACCGCGCACCGCAACCAGACGCCGCTCGTCATCACCGCGGGCCAACAGGCCCGCTCGATCCTGCCGCTGCAGGCGTTCCTCTATGCCGAGCGGCCTTCCGAATTCCCGCGTCCCTATGTGAAGTACAGCGTCGAGCCGGCCCGGCCCGAGGATGTGCCGGCCGCGATCGCGCGCGCCTATTACACCGCCATGCAGCCGCCCTGCGGCCCGACCTTCGTGTCGATCCCGGTCGATGACTGGACGCATGCCTGCGCACCGGTCGAGGCGCGCAAAGTCAGTCGCGAGATCGGCCCAGAGCCTGAGGCGATGAAGGGGCTGGCAGCCGCGCTCGGCTCCGCAAAGCACCCTGCCCTCGTGGTCGGCCCCGGCGTCGATCGCGCCGGCGCGGTCGATCTGATGGTGCGCGTCGCCGAGAAAGCCAAGGCGAGCGTCTGGGTCAGCCCGTTCTCGGCGCGCTGCTCGTTCCCGGAGCGGCATCCGCAATTCGCGGGCTTCCTGCACGCCTCGCCCGCACAGCTCTCCGATGCGCTGCGCGAGCACGACCTCGTCGTCGTGATCGGCGCGCCGGTGTTCACCTTTCATGTCGAAGGCCATGCCGCGATCTTCGACGGCGGCGCGACTATCTTCCAGATCACGGACGATGCCGATGCCGCCGCGGTAACGCCGGTGGGCACCAGCATCATCGCCACCATGAAGCCGGCGCTGAGCCTGCTGCTCGAGTTGCTGCCCGAGAGCAAGCGCGCGGCGCCAAAGGGCCGCACGCTGCCGCCGGCGCCGCAGCCCGCCGATCCGCTGCCGGTCGAATTCCTGCTGCATTCGCTGTCGCAGGCGATGCCGGAGGGCGCCTCGCTGGTCGAGGAAGTGCCGTCACATCGGCCGGCGATGCAGAAATTCCTGCCGATGCGTGGCCAGGACAGCTTCTACACCATGGCGAGCGGCGGCCTCGGCTATTCGCTGCCCGCGGCCGTCGGCATGGCGCTGGGCAAGCCGAAGCAGCGCACGGTGTGCCTGATCGGCGACGGCTCGGCGATGTATTCGATCCAGGCGCTGTGGACCGCCGCGCAACGCAAGCTGCCGCTCACCGTCGTCGTCATCAACAATTCCGGCTATGGCGCGATGCGCTCATTCAGCCAGGTGATGCAGGTGCGGAACGTGCCGGGCCTGGAGCTGCCGGGAATCGATTTTATCAGGCTCGCCGAAGGCATGGGATGTCATGCGGTGCGGGTGAGCAAAGCGGCGGAGCTGGGCGAGGCGCTCAAGCGCGGGATGGCGTTCGAGGGCACCAGCCTCATCGAGGTTATGGTGGATTCGGCGGTTCCGGTGCTCTACGGGCAGAAGCATTAG
- a CDS encoding SDR family NAD(P)-dependent oxidoreductase, translated as MNEIASGALPAGVRMRGKVCLVTGGGSGIGRATALRMAAESAEAIVVAGRRQPEIEAAAAACRELGADAIAVQTDITREDDVERLVRTAIERCGRLDVAFNNAGFQERRAPLQEQGTEIYDSVFDTNVRALFLCLRHQLPVMLAQGRGSIVVNASVSGVRNPNPGFSLYSASKAAAISLTRSAAMENAPRGIRINAIAPGRVITDMMLSAGVGDVATVGAGLPLRRMGTPDEVAEAVVWLSSDASSYVVGHVLAADGGFLAA; from the coding sequence ATGAATGAGATCGCGAGCGGAGCTTTGCCTGCGGGGGTGCGGATGAGAGGCAAGGTCTGCCTCGTCACCGGCGGCGGCAGCGGTATCGGCCGTGCCACCGCGCTGAGGATGGCCGCCGAAAGCGCCGAGGCGATCGTCGTCGCAGGTCGGCGCCAGCCCGAGATCGAGGCCGCTGCGGCGGCCTGCCGCGAGCTCGGCGCTGACGCGATCGCGGTCCAGACCGACATCACGCGAGAGGACGACGTCGAACGCCTCGTCCGCACGGCGATCGAGCGCTGCGGCCGGCTCGACGTCGCCTTCAACAATGCGGGTTTCCAGGAGCGCCGCGCGCCATTACAGGAGCAGGGCACGGAGATCTACGACAGCGTGTTCGACACCAATGTGCGCGCGCTGTTCCTGTGCCTGCGCCATCAATTGCCTGTCATGCTGGCGCAGGGGCGCGGCAGCATTGTCGTCAACGCCTCGGTCAGCGGCGTGCGCAATCCCAACCCCGGCTTCTCGCTCTATTCGGCCTCGAAGGCGGCCGCGATCTCGCTGACGCGCTCGGCGGCGATGGAGAACGCGCCGCGCGGCATCCGCATCAATGCCATCGCGCCCGGCCGCGTCATCACCGACATGATGCTGAGCGCCGGCGTCGGCGATGTCGCAACCGTCGGCGCCGGCCTGCCGCTGCGCCGCATGGGTACGCCGGACGAGGTGGCGGAAGCCGTGGTGTGGCTCTCGTCGGACGCGTCGTCCTACGTGGTCGGCCACGTGCTGGCGGCGGACGGAGGATTTCTGGCGGCCTAG
- a CDS encoding MarR family winged helix-turn-helix transcriptional regulator, which yields MAELALIDDIRAASRLMVRELGFMDATVAASDYPPSAVHTILEIGIRGPLTSGELGDFLRLEKSSVSRLVRKLIDCGELRETADERDARSKLLSLTAKGRRTLEALHAFGRQQVRGALAALTEAEQRKVREGMTLYARALRQSRMEAGVELAA from the coding sequence ATGGCCGAGCTTGCATTGATCGACGACATTCGCGCCGCCTCGCGGTTGATGGTGCGCGAGCTCGGCTTCATGGACGCGACGGTTGCGGCATCGGACTATCCGCCCTCGGCCGTGCACACCATTCTGGAGATCGGCATTCGCGGCCCGCTGACATCGGGCGAACTCGGCGATTTCCTGCGGCTGGAGAAATCCAGCGTCAGCCGCCTGGTGCGCAAGCTGATCGATTGCGGCGAGTTGCGCGAAACGGCGGATGAAAGGGATGCACGCAGCAAGCTGTTGTCGTTGACTGCGAAGGGCCGGCGCACGCTGGAGGCGCTGCATGCATTCGGCCGCCAGCAGGTTCGCGGCGCACTCGCGGCGCTGACGGAGGCCGAGCAGCGCAAGGTGCGTGAGGGGATGACGCTCTATGCGCGGGCGCTCAGGCAGAGCCGGATGGAGGCTGGGGTGGAGTTGGCGGCGTGA
- a CDS encoding SDR family oxidoreductase codes for MRVTGKVVVVTGGANGIGKALCEAFHAAGASKVVVADMDAANARAVAAMVDGAAFKCDVAQEKDISHVIEETERQFGPIDLFCSNAGIGGGFDPMAENAGGASDEPWQRSWAIHVMAHVYAARHLIPRMKARGGGYFLNTISAAGLLSQVGSPAYSTTKHAAVGFAENLAIAHKAHNIKVSILCPQGVDTNMLRSIPKGPQSGDGDLTPEQVAKDVLAGLEQETFLILPHPQVLGYMRKKTENYDRWIGGMAKIQAKMREEFGK; via the coding sequence CCGCCGGCGCCTCCAAGGTCGTCGTCGCCGACATGGATGCCGCCAATGCGCGGGCTGTTGCCGCCATGGTGGATGGCGCGGCGTTCAAATGCGACGTGGCGCAGGAAAAGGACATCTCGCACGTCATCGAGGAGACCGAGCGGCAGTTCGGCCCGATCGATCTGTTCTGCTCCAATGCGGGCATCGGCGGCGGCTTCGATCCGATGGCGGAAAATGCCGGCGGCGCCTCCGATGAGCCCTGGCAACGCAGCTGGGCGATCCACGTCATGGCGCATGTCTATGCGGCGCGGCACCTCATCCCCCGGATGAAGGCGCGCGGCGGCGGCTATTTCCTCAACACCATCTCGGCCGCGGGACTGCTGTCGCAGGTCGGTAGCCCGGCTTACTCCACCACCAAGCACGCGGCGGTGGGCTTTGCCGAGAATCTCGCGATCGCGCACAAGGCTCACAACATCAAGGTCTCGATCCTCTGCCCGCAGGGCGTCGACACCAACATGCTGCGCTCGATTCCGAAAGGCCCGCAATCCGGCGACGGCGACCTCACGCCCGAGCAGGTCGCCAAGGACGTGCTCGCCGGTCTCGAGCAGGAAACGTTCCTGATCCTGCCGCATCCGCAGGTGCTCGGCTACATGCGCAAGAAGACCGAGAATTACGATCGCTGGATCGGCGGCATGGCCAAGATCCAGGCGAAGATGCGGGAGGAGTTCGGGAAGTAG